Proteins from one Niallia circulans genomic window:
- a CDS encoding aldo/keto reductase, whose protein sequence is MRTMKLGASSLEVPVVSVGCMRINSLEKPEAERFVQTALEQGANFFDHADIYGAGSCEEIFADAIHMNADVREKIILQSKCGIRKGMFDFSKEHILDSVDNILKRLNTDYLDVLLLHRPDTLVEPEEVAEAFDILESAGKVRHFGVSNQNPMQIQLLQKFVKQPIVANQLQLSITNSTMISSGFNVNMENDAAVNRDGGILDFCRLHDITIQPWSPFQYGFFEGVFLDNEKFPELNQKINEIAEKYSVSNTTIAIAWLLRHPAKMQPVIGTMNETRLKDCIKASDIHLSRQEWYDIFRAAGNILP, encoded by the coding sequence ATGAGAACCATGAAGCTAGGAGCAAGCAGTTTAGAAGTTCCAGTCGTTTCGGTTGGCTGTATGCGCATTAACTCACTTGAAAAACCAGAGGCAGAGCGTTTTGTACAAACGGCACTAGAGCAAGGTGCAAACTTTTTTGACCATGCTGATATATACGGTGCAGGAAGCTGTGAGGAAATTTTTGCTGATGCAATACATATGAATGCAGATGTTCGCGAAAAAATCATTTTACAATCAAAATGCGGAATTCGCAAAGGCATGTTTGATTTTTCTAAAGAACATATTCTTGACTCTGTGGACAACATACTCAAAAGGCTGAACACAGACTATCTTGATGTTCTTCTGTTGCACCGCCCTGATACACTTGTTGAACCAGAAGAAGTAGCTGAGGCTTTTGACATTCTGGAAAGCGCGGGGAAAGTCCGTCATTTTGGTGTATCCAATCAAAACCCTATGCAAATTCAGCTATTACAAAAGTTTGTCAAACAGCCGATTGTTGCAAACCAGCTTCAATTGAGCATCACGAACTCCACGATGATTTCAAGTGGCTTTAATGTGAATATGGAGAATGATGCAGCAGTTAATCGTGACGGAGGAATTCTTGATTTTTGCCGACTTCATGATATAACAATTCAGCCATGGTCTCCATTCCAATACGGATTCTTTGAAGGAGTATTCCTGGATAACGAGAAATTCCCTGAATTGAATCAAAAAATCAATGAAATCGCTGAAAAATACAGTGTCAGCAACACAACAATCGCGATCGCATGGCTATTACGCCATCCTGCAAAAATGCAGCCAGTGATCGGCACAATGAATGAAACAAGATTGAAGGACTGCATTAAAGCAAGCGACATTCATTTATCGCGTCAAGAATGGTATGACATCTTCCGTGCAGCAGGAAATATCCTTCCATAA
- a CDS encoding antibiotic biosynthesis monooxygenase family protein, whose protein sequence is MILEAAMLQVREGMEQSFEQAIKDASQIIGSMEGYIEHELQSCLEAKGKYLLLVRWKELEDHTIGFRQSAEYEQWKKLLHHFYEPFPTVEHFTKVYPT, encoded by the coding sequence ATGATTTTAGAAGCTGCTATGCTTCAAGTAAGGGAAGGAATGGAACAAAGCTTTGAACAGGCCATTAAGGATGCGTCCCAAATTATTGGTAGCATGGAAGGTTATATCGAGCATGAATTACAAAGCTGTTTGGAGGCTAAGGGGAAATATTTATTACTGGTCAGATGGAAGGAACTTGAGGATCATACGATAGGCTTTAGACAATCCGCAGAATATGAACAATGGAAGAAGCTGCTTCATCACTTTTATGAACCATTTCCGACAGTAGAGCATTTTACAAAGGTTTATCCTACATAA
- a CDS encoding tetratricopeptide repeat-containing glycosyltransferase, translated as MKNITLCMIVKNESRIIERCLDSAAPIIDCLSICDTGSTDGTVQIIKNWANVNGKNCTVHHTPFQNFGYNRTLSVKLAQQTYPDSDYILLLDADMILQVEAGFTKKELAADQYLVMQMNNSLKYWNTRLVSARKQWESVGVTHEYWEMKRDVSEIVEIGKLTTLYILDKEDGGSKQDKFERDKRLLEEAINNNENDKHLKQRYLFYLAQTYYDLQEWDNAIEAYQKRIKEGGWEEEIYYSMHKIGLAYEQLSMYFPVGEKADRFLSLALLHLQRAWEFRPSRGEAIYHLARIHRENKHYHICLLYAAEGKAISFPVDDLLFVDFPVHDYLFDYELAIAAYYIEEKREIGLKALNSLLERQDKLPANMQQWLSETNKFYQSH; from the coding sequence ATGAAGAATATAACACTTTGCATGATTGTCAAAAATGAGTCCCGGATTATAGAAAGATGTCTCGATTCTGCCGCTCCCATTATTGATTGTTTATCGATTTGTGACACAGGCTCAACAGACGGCACTGTTCAAATAATTAAAAACTGGGCGAATGTTAATGGCAAGAACTGCACGGTGCATCATACTCCATTTCAGAATTTTGGATATAATAGAACACTGTCTGTTAAGCTTGCCCAACAGACATATCCTGATTCCGATTATATCCTTTTACTCGATGCAGACATGATTTTGCAAGTAGAGGCAGGTTTTACGAAAAAGGAATTAGCAGCAGATCAATATTTAGTGATGCAAATGAACAATTCCTTAAAATATTGGAATACGAGATTAGTTAGTGCAAGGAAGCAATGGGAATCTGTCGGTGTGACACATGAGTATTGGGAAATGAAAAGAGATGTTTCTGAAATTGTCGAGATTGGCAAGCTGACAACCCTGTATATTCTAGATAAAGAAGATGGCGGAAGCAAACAGGATAAGTTCGAAAGAGACAAAAGATTATTAGAGGAAGCCATTAACAATAACGAAAATGACAAGCATTTGAAACAGAGATATTTATTTTATTTAGCACAAACCTACTATGATTTGCAGGAATGGGACAATGCGATTGAGGCATATCAAAAGCGCATAAAGGAAGGTGGCTGGGAGGAAGAAATCTACTATAGTATGCATAAGATAGGTCTAGCATATGAACAGCTTTCGATGTATTTTCCAGTAGGAGAAAAGGCAGACCGTTTTCTGTCGCTAGCTTTGCTTCATTTACAAAGAGCATGGGAGTTTCGGCCATCAAGAGGCGAAGCAATTTATCATCTCGCCAGAATCCATCGAGAAAATAAGCACTATCATATATGCTTGTTGTATGCAGCAGAAGGAAAAGCAATTTCCTTTCCTGTCGATGATCTGCTGTTTGTTGATTTTCCTGTTCATGACTATTTGTTTGACTATGAGCTAGCGATAGCCGCTTATTATATAGAAGAAAAAAGAGAGATTGGCTTAAAAGCATTAAACAGCTTGCTGGAAAGGCAGGATAAACTGCCGGCAAATATGCAACAGTGGTTAAGCGAAACAAATAAATTTTATCAATCCCATTAA
- a CDS encoding YnfA family protein, which produces MFYSIMMFLIAGLAEIGGGYLIWIWLREGKPLHFGIFGAIALVLYGVIATFQTFPSFGKVYAAYGGVFIILSVLWGWGIDKKTPDLYDWIGALVCLIGAGIILFAPRS; this is translated from the coding sequence ATGTTTTATTCTATTATGATGTTTTTGATTGCTGGGCTTGCTGAAATTGGTGGTGGCTATCTGATTTGGATATGGTTAAGAGAGGGAAAACCGCTTCATTTCGGGATATTTGGTGCAATTGCTTTAGTATTATATGGAGTGATAGCAACATTTCAAACGTTCCCGTCTTTCGGCAAGGTTTATGCAGCCTACGGGGGCGTGTTTATTATTCTGTCTGTGCTTTGGGGCTGGGGCATCGATAAAAAAACGCCTGATTTATATGATTGGATAGGTGCTTTAGTATGTTTAATTGGTGCAGGTATTATCTTATTTGCTCCCAGATCATAA
- a CDS encoding cell wall hydrolase, whose protein sequence is MKNLKKLLVVSIIALSLFGFNTQSKAASNHVVKSGETYWIIAKNFGVSANSIKSANKATSNMIYTGQTLTIPASTISAADKDLMARLVSAEAKGEPYAGKVAVATVILNRLDNADFPDTIKAVIYQKDSGYYAFTPVQNGTINNAADADSKKAVTEAIASRGQSQGSLYFYNPKTSTSDWILSRKVTTKIGNHTFAK, encoded by the coding sequence ATGAAAAACTTAAAAAAACTTCTTGTTGTTTCAATTATTGCCCTATCTCTATTCGGGTTTAATACACAATCAAAAGCCGCTTCTAATCATGTCGTGAAAAGTGGCGAAACGTATTGGATCATTGCAAAAAATTTCGGTGTATCAGCTAACAGCATAAAAAGCGCGAATAAAGCAACAAGCAACATGATTTATACTGGTCAAACTCTTACTATTCCCGCTTCTACTATTTCCGCAGCGGATAAGGATTTAATGGCACGTCTTGTTTCAGCAGAAGCAAAAGGCGAACCATATGCAGGAAAAGTGGCAGTTGCAACGGTTATTTTGAACAGATTGGATAACGCTGATTTCCCTGACACTATTAAAGCAGTTATCTATCAAAAGGATAGCGGATATTATGCCTTTACACCAGTGCAAAACGGAACGATTAACAATGCTGCAGACGCAGATTCGAAAAAAGCAGTAACAGAAGCAATTGCATCAAGAGGTCAAAGTCAAGGTTCTTTATACTTCTATAATCCTAAAACATCAACAAGTGACTGGATTCTTTCTCGTAAAGTGACAACGAAAATCGGGAACCATACTTTCGCTAAATAA